The following DNA comes from Candidatus Hydrogenedentota bacterium.
GTTCGCCCGGTAGCCGCACACGCAGTCATACTCCTTGAGCAATTCCAGCATTCTCGGAAAATCGCAGGGGTCGTTCTGAAGGTCGCCGTCCAGGATGAACACGTACTCGCCTTTGGCACGGCGCATTCCCGCAACCAGCGCCGCCGACTGCCCCCGGTTCGCCACCAGATGCAACGCGCGAACGCGGGGATTCGAACGGGTCAGCGTCTCCAACTCCGCGCGTGTGCCGTCGGTGCTGCCGTCGTTGACGAACAGGCACTCGTAGTCGTAGTCCGCCAGCCCGGCAAAGACCTCGTCGATCTTCCCCGCCAACAGCGGCACGTTCGCTTCCTCGTTGTAGAACGGCACGACCACCGAAACCAGCGTTTTCATCAAACAGCCCCTCGTAATTTCGGGTAATTTCGGGGACACAATACTCAATTGTCACTATGAATGCACGTGACATTCACGGCAGGTAGTGCGCGCAAGAGCCCAATTGAGTATTGTGTCCCCGAAATTACAACGCGTCCTGATACTTGCGGTACAGGCCTCGGAACTGGTGGTAGGTAAGTGAGAGGCTCTCGGCGGCTTTTTTCTGGTTGAACTGGCAACGCTGCAGCGCGCGGCGCAACATACGCAG
Coding sequences within:
- a CDS encoding glycosyltransferase family 2 protein, whose product is MKTLVSVVVPFYNEEANVPLLAGKIDEVFAGLADYDYECLFVNDGSTDGTRAELETLTRSNPRVRALHLVANRGQSAALVAGMRRAKGEYVFILDGDLQNDPCDFPRMLELLKEYDCVCGYRANRQDSWVRRMSSRIANKTRALFVPTGTRDAGCGSKGFRRVCVPHIVSFNGAHRFLDSVLVNAGFTVAECPVTHHPRQHGVSKYGIHNRLWRGIYDLIGVRWLCKRYVTFEVEGEDTHG